TACGATATACAACATGTCGGCGCTTCTATATTCCAATACATTATCAAAGTCACATACATTCCTGTTGGATAGTACAAAAATCACATTTATAGGAGTTGTGGATGAATTGGGGGCGACTAAATTAATCGAAATCGTATGATGGAAGATAAAAGACTACAATGGGCAGATCCAATAACCTTATTAAGAATAAGGCTATTGCATCCAAGTATCAGGGCAGAAGTAAGGGAATTGTATCTGCAAATTAACACGATCCTTCCTAAAGGCGTTAGGCTTCGTTTTGCTCAGACACTCCGAACATTTAAAGAACAGGATGCTTTGTATAAGCAACGTCCCAAGGTTACAAATGCCAAAGGGGGACAATCTATCCATAATTACGGGCTAGCGTTCGATATCGTCATCCTTTATGATAAGGATGGTAACGGAACATTTGAGACAGCTAGTTGGGATCTTGACAATAATTTTATACGAGTGGTTAATTTCTTCAAGTCCAAAGGTTGGTCATGGGGTGGGGATTGGAAGTCGTTTAAAGACTATCCTCACTTTGAAAAGACCTTTGGCAACACCTGGCAAACATTGATTGGCAAAAAAAGGAGAGTAGACGGTAATGGTAATGATTATGTGATTTTATAATGGAAGAGGAATCAGAAGACAAAAGAGTTAGAACCATCAATAAGTATCCACTTGCTTTTGTGGTATTTTTCGTAACTGTGCTATTGACAACATTCGTCAACAAGCTTTTCAGTACAAATGACGATCGTAGCAGGGAGTGTATGGAGCAAGTTGATTATCTGCGTGAGCGAGTGGATAAACTGGAAAAACAGGTAGATGACTATACAAAAGCTGTTATGTATAAAGATGCACAGATCAAGAACAGGGATTTAGTAATTGATTCATTGAAATATGAGAAATAAGATTTTTACAGCACTTTTGATCGTATTGGTCATAGTGCTGACCTATTTACTTGTTACTAGCCGAGGGAACAAAGAATCAGGTATTGAGCCGGCAGCTAAAGAGCTGGTAAATGCGGAGGTGAAAAATATAGTCACTAAAATGGACAGGGAAGGTTTTGAGCATACAGTAATGTCCGATAAGGAAAATGTTATTAAGTCTGTCGCTCAACTAGACACAAATTCAAGAAAGAAATTAGACAGTGTTAATGCATTGCTTGGTATCAAAGAAAAGCAATTAGAGCACTGGATATCATATAGCGCTAAATTGGAAGGTAAACTATTGAAAGCGGTCCGTACAGATACTTCTTTTCGTTATGAGGATAAATGGGCTAATATAGAGTATGTGATATCGAAAGATACCGCTAATAATGGTCATTTTAATTTTAAATACAATGCTGATATTAATTACGCCGAATACTGGAAACGTAACCACTTTTTAGCGCCCAAGAAACATTATATAGATTTTTGGATAAATGATCCACGAGCTACAATAAACGGAGTGAAACGGATTAAAATCGAAGCAAAAGAGCCCAAATTTAAAGTAGAAGGAAGCTCTATTGTGATGTATGATGGGCATGCGCATATTGGAGCTGATGTAGGTGTAAAAATTGGTAAGGTTAAGGTAGGAACAAGTTACATGTATAACACTGCCACAGGAGACTTGAAGCCTTATTATTATGGCAAGTTTAAATTGCTTGATTTTTAATATAGGAGTTATTTTATTTTAGTAACTTGGGGATTAAATAACTAAAATTTTATGGAAAACTCAAACGAACAAAAAGTTAAAACCCTTCAAGATCAATTTAAGACATTTTTTACAAACATGTTATACAGATCTCCCATTAAGTCTTATACAGATATCGTCCAATATGAAGATGAAGTAAGAAGTTTAAATTTGGAAGATAAAGCATTCGAGCAAGAATTATTAGATTTAATAACATCGATGTCTGTAAGTAAGGATAAGTATACAAAACTTAATGTTAGCATAACTCTAGACCATACAGATGCTAAATTTCAAGATACTATTAAGGCAATTAATCAGTTAATCCCAGGATTTCAATATAATCCAAGTGATAATGGATTAGTGTGGTTTGAGTTCTTTACTCCTGGAGGTACTACCCCAGAGGA
The window above is part of the Sphingobacterium sp. ML3W genome. Proteins encoded here:
- a CDS encoding M15 family metallopeptidase, which codes for MMEDKRLQWADPITLLRIRLLHPSIRAEVRELYLQINTILPKGVRLRFAQTLRTFKEQDALYKQRPKVTNAKGGQSIHNYGLAFDIVILYDKDGNGTFETASWDLDNNFIRVVNFFKSKGWSWGGDWKSFKDYPHFEKTFGNTWQTLIGKKRRVDGNGNDYVIL